AATAAGGAGAATGGGGAGTGCATGTCTTGACAGCATCCCGAATGCAGGATATCAACAAATTACACATGACATGGATATTTAACCAGTCCGCCAGAGAGGATGAACAAATGCCACACAGATGCATCGATCTGTAATGACAGAGACTCTCAACACGTCCTCCAGGTTTGCACCCAAGCTCGCCTCTCTAAACAGCTCACTCGCTCGTACACACATGATCCCTCCCACATTTTGTGTCGTTTTCTTTCATTTCCTTCTCGTCCTTGTCGTATAAAGAAAAACTTTTGATGCCAAGACGCCCTTACTCAGTCTTCTTCTTGCCAAATAGGCCACCCTTCTTCGGTACTCTCGCCAACCAGTACAAGCCCAGGGCGGCAAAGATGTTGAAGATGATGTAGACCCAGGCAATGCCAAAGTTCCTCCAGCGGTCGTTGTAGTCGCTCTTGACGCTCGCCAGGAAGACGTTGGTGTCTTGGATGGTGCAGAACTGGCAGTCGGTGGTGGCGTTGGGCTCGCGAAGGTATCCGCCAGCAGCCGCGATGTAGTTCTCGAGGAAGGCTCCACAGCTTTGCCCTGAGGGAGGGTCAAAGTGGAGGAACTCGTTGGCAGCACAGACAACCTCTGTGTTGGCTACAGCCGTGGATAACATGCCTGAAACAATGTACGTGAATGGCGATACACGATACATGAAGATCCAGAAGCGAGGGATGGAGTCGGGATTGGCGAGCACACCGCAGAAGATGAGACAAAGCATAAAGAGCAAGTTGGCAATGTTGCCACCAGCCTCAGCGGTCTCGAATCCAGCGATAATGAAGTCGGTAAAGGTCGATGTGAACAGCAGGAAGACGAGCAGGTACAAGAACATTAGCGCACCACGCTCAGTAACCTGATCGGCGGGAATGGCGTTCTGGTACAGGCCGACGGGGTAGTACCAACAGAAGTACATGATGGCAGCCATGAGGGTGTTCCAGGGAAGTTCGACGATAATCTGGCTGAGCATGAAGACCTTCCACCCATAGACCTTGGATGGTCGCTCTCGCACTTCGTACAAGGACCGTTGAATGACAAAGTGAGGCATGGTCTGCTGGACGAGTTGGCCGAAGACGGTGAGCAAATTGAAGATGGCAAACATCTGGTTCTGGAGACCCTGCTGGGTGTTGGGAGCCTTGAAGAAAACGAAACCGATGAATGCAGCGACCAGGGTGCAAAGCGCAGCCTTGGCGTAGATGTACGAGGGGGTTCTCCAGTACTGTTGGAAGACACGGTGGGTAACCTCCTTGAGCTGGGCGAAGAAAGGGGCAGCAAATTCGCGATAGCTGCCCTTGTCGTGGGTGGCAGGGGTCTGAACACCGCGCTCGTCCTTGAGTCTCTGCAGTTCGGCCTGGACACCTTGGAATTCCTCAGACTTGCGCCAGGCCTGGTGCCAGTCGACGTCGGTGTGGGATCCGGGAGCAGCACCGATCACCTCCAACATCCACTCGGCCGGGTTGGCGTCATGAGGGCAAGTCATACCGCTCATACGCTCAAAGTAGGAAGTCATGACCTTGGAGTTCTCGCCAATGTCGCCGAAGTAGACAGTGCGGCCACCCTTGGCGAGGAAAAGAAGACGATCGAAACGTTGGAAAAGCATAGCAGAAGGCTGATGAATGGTGCAGAGAATAGCCTGGCCACTCTTGGTCAACTTCTCCAAAAGGTCGAGAATAGCCCAGGAAGTCTGGGAGTCAAGACCGGAAGTGGGCTCATCAACGAAGAGCAACAAAGGAGGCTTCGCAACCAGCTCGACACCGATAGTCAGACGCTTACGTTGCTCAACGTTGAGACCTTCTCCAGGAACACCGACCACGGCGTCGGCGTACTCTTCCATATCCAAAAGCTTAATCACCTCCTCAACGTAGTCGAGCTTCTCTTGTCTCGGGACGTGTTCGGGCTGACGAAGGAGGGCAGAGAAGTTGAGAGCCTCGCGGACAGTAGTGGTCTGCAGGTGCAAATCTTGCTGTTGGACGTAACCGGTCTTGCGCTGGAAAGAAGCATCGCGATGGTAACCGTCAACCAGCATTTCACCAGTGATGACACCCATAGAGGTACGGTCAGCCAAGCAGTCCAGAAGCGTGGTCTTGCCAGCACCTGACACACCCATGAGGGCAGTCAAAGTACCAGGCTTCACCCAGCCATCGACGTGATCCAGAATGCGTCTCGTCTCGTTCTTGATTTGGACCTCGTAGCAGACGTCGTTCCAGTGGAAGGTGGACTTTTGTTCCTCAATGAGACCATCGTTCTTCTCGTTGATGCGGGCACGGTCAGCGGTGGTAACGGGTCCGACGCGGATGTCCTCGGGGTCATCAGTGTGCTTCTCGTTGAGGGCAGCGGGCTTGTGTCCACGACGGAACACAAGGACTTCTCCCTTGGACTTCTTCTCCGAGACTAACTCTGCCGTAACCATGTAGGTCATCAGGAAGAAAAGCATGAAGGCGATGAGGATACCAAAGTTGCGCCAGCGGTTGGCATACGAGTAGCGGAATCCAGAACCAACGTAGTCGTCGCCGCTGACATAGTCAAGACCAGCAACGGAACCGACGGCACTGCACACACGCTGGGCGGATGGGAGATTAGCGTAGCCGGGAACGTCAGACCTGGGGACGAATTGGCTTTCCGAGCAGGCGAAGTTGCGACCGTGGAATTCGTTGACGATGAGGGACTCGAAAGAGTATGCCAGAGGATCGAGGTAGTTGAGCCATCGGCACCAATCCAACATGTAGTCGATGGGAATGACGAAGCCAGTAAAGATGACGAGATCCAGGATGAGAATGGCGGCGGGCACCATGGCTTGCGACAGGGTTCGAGACGACGAAGCAATGGTTCGGAAAATCATTGACATGGTCAAGACCGTGAAGAAGGACATcagaaggaagaagaagaatgcTCCGGGCTCGCGTCGCAGATTCGTCATGAAGTATAGAACCAGGTTGAAGACGATTGTATTCATGACCTTA
The window above is part of the Colletotrichum lupini chromosome 9, complete sequence genome. Proteins encoded here:
- a CDS encoding ABC-2 type transporter, whose protein sequence is MAFAGMASIPNYDSTAQTSGVPISSARSNHHEEEDIAAANQNTVDTAATSITEVAGSDKAPKKSSAPFDSDKISAEGEDEDSEMERRHSLVQSLARKYSHASATGTVRGNPFFADETSPLNPNSPDFNGRAWARAMVDLVQQNGASFRTSGVAFQNLNVFGFGQATDYQKDVGNIWLGVAGLARKLTGGGGKTRIDILRNFDGLVRKGEMLVVLGPPGSGCSTFLKTIAGETNGLYTDDSSYFNYQGKWRQSPRSGLQGFTVAGVELTPSPQDTATATWCNIEMHTQHRGEAIYTAEVDVHFPQLSVGDTLTFAARARQPRQLPEGISSNDFAQHLRDVVMAMFGISHTVNTRVGNEYIRGVSGGERKRVTIAEAALSGAPLQCWDNSTRGLDSANAIEFCKTLRLQTELFDSTACVSIYQAPQSAYDLFDKVAVLYEGRQIFFGKATDARQYFIDLGYDCPARATTPDFLTSMTSPQERHVRPGWENKAPRTPDEFATAWKNSANYTALQAEIEEYKQTHPLNGPDAEAFRASKKAQQAKGQRAKSPFTLSYAQQIKLCLWRGWRRLIGDPSITVGSLIGNVVMGLIIGSVFYNLQQDTQSFFQRGALLFFALLMNAFSSALEILTLYAQRPIVEKHSRYALYHPSAEAVASMLCDMPYKVMNTIVFNLVLYFMTNLRREPGAFFFFLLMSFFTVLTMSMIFRTIASSSRTLSQAMVPAAILILDLVIFTGFVIPIDYMLDWCRWLNYLDPLAYSFESLIVNEFHGRNFACSESQFVPRSDVPGYANLPSAQRVCSAVGSVAGLDYVSGDDYVGSGFRYSYANRWRNFGILIAFMLFFLMTYMVTAELVSEKKSKGEVLVFRRGHKPAALNEKHTDDPEDIRVGPVTTADRARINEKNDGLIEEQKSTFHWNDVCYEVQIKNETRRILDHVDGWVKPGTLTALMGVSGAGKTTLLDCLADRTSMGVITGEMLVDGYHRDASFQRKTGYVQQQDLHLQTTTVREALNFSALLRQPEHVPRQEKLDYVEEVIKLLDMEEYADAVVGVPGEGLNVEQRKRLTIGVELVAKPPLLLFVDEPTSGLDSQTSWAILDLLEKLTKSGQAILCTIHQPSAMLFQRFDRLLFLAKGGRTVYFGDIGENSKVMTSYFERMSGMTCPHDANPAEWMLEVIGAAPGSHTDVDWHQAWRKSEEFQGVQAELQRLKDERGVQTPATHDKGSYREFAAPFFAQLKEVTHRVFQQYWRTPSYIYAKAALCTLVAAFIGFVFFKAPNTQQGLQNQMFAIFNLLTVFGQLVQQTMPHFVIQRSLYEVRERPSKVYGWKVFMLSQIIVELPWNTLMAAIMYFCWYYPVGLYQNAIPADQVTERGALMFLYLLVFLLFTSTFTDFIIAGFETAEAGGNIANLLFMLCLIFCGVLANPDSIPRFWIFMYRVSPFTYIVSGMLSTAVANTEVVCAANEFLHFDPPSGQSCGAFLENYIAAAGGYLREPNATTDCQFCTIQDTNVFLASVKSDYNDRWRNFGIAWVYIIFNIFAALGLYWLARVPKKGGLFGKKKTDELFREASLGANLEDVLRVSVITDRCICVAFVHPLWRTG